A region of the Dehalococcoidia bacterium genome:
TCAGGAACAGGGTTGCGGCATGCACCCTGGCGTTCTCCGTCTTACAATGACCCGGCGGAGCGGCTATACTGGGCGCACGCGTCCTGGGAGAGGCGGACAGCCATGAAAATCGAGGTCAGGGAACGCGGCATGCAGCGCGTGCGCAAACAACTTCGCAGTACGACGTAACGGAGGCGTGACATGGCAAAAACATCCTCGGAGAAGTACATCGTCAAGCCGCAGAAGATCCGTGACCTGGCGTACCACTACATGGTGGAGGCCGAGAAGGAGTTGGGGCCGTCGTTCAGGATGATGGACAAGAGCGTCGTGCCGGAGTCGGACATCACACTCATCGTCCGCAAGATCGAGCGCGACCCCGGCCCGGGCTACAAGAAGACGGAGATGCACACCCACGACGTGAATAAGGTCTACGCCTTCGTGGGCGACGGCCTGAAAAGCGAGGTCATCATAGGCGATGACCACCACATCATCACGGCGCCGGGCGCCGTCTTCATCCCCGCGGGCACGAAGCACGGCTATCGGCCCATCAGCGGCACAGGCTACCTCATCATGACGATGCGCAAGGGGGAGTACCCGTAATCCCCCCCCCTCGCGCGGCCCTGACCCGCGGCTACTTGCGCCGCAGGTCGTTCACGGAGGCGACGGGCATGCCGTCCTTCCGCGCAATGACCTTCGTGATGGGCTTGGACGGGTCGCCGTGCGTGGGCATGAACAGGCCGTGCATACCCACCGCGCCGACGACGGCGATGAAGATGTCCTCCCACTTGTCGGCGATTGGCAGCTCGGCCATCGGCACGCCCCAGTTGTACTGAGGACGGCGGAGCTGGTAGTGCTGAATCTCCTCCGGGTGCAGCTTGCCGATGGGGTAGCGGGCGTTGGTGAACATGAACCGCTTGACATCGTCCTTGCTGTAGCCTGCCTTCGCCAGAATCTGCGCGTGGCCGGGATTGAGCACCAGCAGGGACGGGCCGCCGTGGAACGTGTTGTTCGTGCCCATGGCGGACATGGCGTTGGCGGCGGTGGACAGGATGACGCCCGGGCTGGAGGCCCACGTCACCCAGTTCTGCGCGCTGAGCACGCCGATGACCGTCACCGCGCTCGACCCCTTCGGCGCGCCGCGCTCCTCGGCCAGCGACGGCCACGGCGACTCCGCCTCGTTCTCCGCGGCGCAGAACGTGTACTTGTGCGGCAGCCCGTGAATCGCCTTGTCGATAGTGCCGGGCACGCCGCCGCCGATGTTCATCATCACCAGCCGCAGCGCGCGACCAATGGTCGCGTTGGAGCGTCGCCCCTGCCCGAAGGCGTTGAAGCTCCAGTTCATGTCCAGTTCCTTCGCGATGGGGCCGTTGACCAGCACGAGCGGCGCGATGGGGTTTGTGGTCGCCTGGATGGTGTAGAGGTTGAACGCGGGCTCAGCAACCGCCTGCACGGCGGCGAGCACCACAGGGAAGTACTCCGGACGGCAACCCGCCATCACCGCGTTCACCGCGATCTTCTCGACCGTCGCCTTGCCATCCCTGGGCTTGATGACGCCGACGACGTCGTCTGGTGAGCGGTCGGTGTACGCCATCATGGCGCCCACCAGGTCGTCCGTCGGCGGGATGATGGGCAGGCCGTCCGTCCAGCCCCGCTGATAGAAGACGTCCAGCGCGTCGTAGGCGGACGCGGGCGACTCGATATCCGCCAGCTCTTCGGTGTTTTCCTTCACCTTCGCCGCGCCGCTCTTCCTGGCCCACGGGCCGGCCGCGTGCTCCTTGAGCAGGGTCTCGACCTTGGTCGTCAGCGCATGGACGACGCCGTCAACCATCGGGTCCGCGGAGTCGGCTATCTGCTGGTCGGTGAAGCCGAAAAACTCGTGCGGGATGGTGACGATGGGCAGCTCGGTCAAGCCCATCTGCGACGCCTCGCGGTGGCCCAGCGCGTCGAAGCCGACCGCCGCGAGCACGGCGCTGGCCACGCCCCGCTTCTCGAACTGGATTGCATCGTGGACACTCCACGTTGTGCAGCCCCCTCAGATGCCGAGGCCCGTGACGACGATGTCCGCCTTCTTCGCGACCTCGTCGATGTTGGCGCAGGGCATGCCGGAGCGGTTCTTGCGGACGTAGATGACGTTGGCGAACTTGAACCGCTCCTTGAGCCGCTGCTGCACCCGGCCCAGGAAGATGTTGGCGCCCTCCTTGCCGTTGTCAACGATGGCGAGCGTCTTGCCGTCGAGCGCCGTGGGGCGCGGCGCAAGCATCTGGTTCTTCGTGTCGGCCTGGCCGACGGGGTTCTTCAGCCTCTGGCGCGGGGACAGGGCCTGCGTGGTCATCGTCGCCTCCTGTATGTGACGCCCGTGAGTGTCTTCCGCGTTCGCGTGGAGTGTTCATTATCGTACAGGAAGCGGCCTGTAGGCAAACAGGCGGCTTCCTGTCATCTCCTGGCGCGGACCCTGCCGAAGGGAAACGTCAACCCAGGAGTGCGCCATCCCGTCGTAACTCCGCCGTAACACAGACGTAACACGACTGTAATATTGCGCGTATACCGTAAAGTCGGCCAATTGTGAAAAGGAGGACAATCCCCATGTCCATTCCGTCCTGGCCGACCCTCTGGACGGGCGTCTTGGCAACCGAGGTCAGCGCAGGCGACACCGCGTGGGTGCTGACCTCCATCGGCCTGGTGTTGCTGATGACACCCGCTCTCGCCTTTTTTTACGGGGGCCTGGTGCGCGGAAAAAACCTCCTGGGCACTATCACGCAGAGCTTCGTGGTCATTGCGCTTATCAGCGTCCAGTGGGTCCTGTGGGGCTACACCCTGGCCTTCGGCCCCGACAAGGGAGGCATCATCGGCGGGCTGGAGTGGTTTGGGCTGAACGGCGTGGGGTTTGAGCCTAACCCGGCCTATGCGGCGACCATTCCTCACCAGGCCTTCATGGCCTTCCAGATGATGTTCGCCATCATCACACCCGCTCTGATCTCCGGGGCCTTCGCCGAGCGCATGAAGTTCAGGACTTTCCTCGTGTTTATCCTCCTCTGGTCCACGCTGGTCTACGACCCGCTCGCACACTGGGTCTGGGGCAACGGCGGCTGGTTGCACAAACTTGGCGCACTCGACTTCGCGGGCGGTGTCGTTGTCCACATCAGTTCGGGCGTCGCCGCTTTGACCGCGGCTATTGTCTTCGGCAAGCGCCTTGGATTCGGCAAGGAGGCAATGGAGCCGAACAACATCCCCTTTATAATTCTGGGCGCGGGACTACTCTGGTTCGGCTGGTTCGGATTCAATGCAGGCAGCGCCCTCTCGGCGGGCGGACTCGCCGTCAACGCCCTCATTGTGACCAACACCGCGGGAGCTATTGGAGCTCTGACGTGGATGACCCTGACCTGGCTCTTTGGCGGCAAGCCGAGCGTGGTAGGCATGGCGACCGGCGCCGTGGTCGGCCTTGCGGCCATCACCCCCGCGTCCGGCTATGTGACGGCCATGGCGGCTATCATCATCGGCATGAGCGCGGGCATCCTTTGCTTCCTGGCCTGCCGTCTGCGCGCCAGATGGGGGCTCGACGACTCGCTGGACGTCTGGGGATGCCATGGGATCGGCGGCACATTTGGAGTTCTGGCCACGGGCCTCTTTGCCACCAAGCTGATTAACAGCGCTGGCGCCGACGGCCTCTTCTACGGGAATCCTAACCAGTTCCTCATCCAGATCCTGGCTGTCGCCGTCACCTGGGTTTTCTCGTTCGTCATGACCTGGATTATTCTGAAGGTCCTTGACGCTCTCATGGGCCTGCGCGTCTCTGAAAACGAGGAGACGCGAGGGCTTGATCTCGCGCAGCACGGCGAGACAGCGTACGCCGATTAGTCTGGCGAAGATTGCGGCGCGGGTGCGGAACGCAAGCGAAGGGGAAGGCTCCCGCCTTCCCCTTCGTTGAGCAGATGCCTGTGGTGGCCCGCCGGGTGGCTACCTCCGCGCGCCCGCTTTCTGCATGTGCTCCGCTATCTGCTGAAGCTCTTTCTTGAACTGGACAACGTCATAGTCTATCCCGGCCAGGAACGCGCTGTCGCGGGCGACCACGCTCGCCACGCGGATGGCCTCTTTGATCTCCGGGTCGGTGGCGCCGCTGAGCTGAGCCAGCCCAGTGAAAAAGGGCACTCAGTAGCGGCAGTGAGGGGGGACGTTCGGTCCCCCAAGCCTCGACCCCCCCCCCGCATCAAAAGCTGACCACACTCGATTCGGAGACCAGGCTAGCGAACTTGATGGGATCCATGAACGAGGCGTTCAAAGTCTTGAGGTCCGCTTCGGTCACCCCACGGGCGACGGAGCAGGCGCCTCAGACAAACACCGGGACATTCCCTTTAACCACCTTGTCGATCAGCTCGGGGAGCGGTGGGAAGCCGACACCATGAACCGTCTTCGCGATCGCCGCCTTTGCCACATAGACCCCTTCTCCAACGAGGACGATCGTAACCTCCTTGCCGCCGCCTAAAGCCCCCACTGCGGTAATGAACGCTAAGGTACACTTGGTTGGATCGTCCGTCGCGTGCGTGGCGACTGCCAGTATCTTGGCCATCTTGCTCTCTCCTTTGCCCTTTTGCTAGACCTTCTGAATGATGAACCGGAAGACAGGTTTGTCTCCGTCGATGAGCTCACAGGGATATCCCAGTTCTCGCATGAGCATCGGGATCGTCTGTTTGGCAGGGTAGTAGTCTGTCACGACCTGGAGCAGTTCCCCTGCAGCCATTTCGTTGAGGGTCATGCGCGTATCAAACGTCGGACCGGGGCAGACCTTGCCCCGGAGATCAAGGCGACGCTCAATCTTCTCGGCTCCCATGATGCACCGCCTCCCCGTTTGCAATGACGCGGTTTCGCTCGATGCCCCTAACATTGAATCCGGGATTTCCCATTTCAACCCGCCATGGAGGCATGCTCGTCCAGCACCTTGTCGGACATCTGCTGCACGAACCCCGGTATGATGCCCATGCTTTCCTTGATGTCCCGTAGAACGTCCTGTCTTGCCATTTTCACCCTCCCCTTTAGCGATGCGCAGAGGCTACAATAGATGACGGAAGTTGTCAACATTGTAATATATTTCACATAATTCAGTAAAAATAGATGACGGTCATAAAAGAAGGTGATGGAACGC
Encoded here:
- a CDS encoding sulfurtransferase TusA family protein, producing the protein MGAEKIERRLDLRGKVCPGPTFDTRMTLNEMAAGELLQVVTDYYPAKQTIPMLMRELGYPCELIDGDKPVFRFIIQKV
- a CDS encoding DsrE family protein, translated to MAKILAVATHATDDPTKCTLAFITAVGALGGGKEVTIVLVGEGVYVAKAAIAKTVHGVGFPPLPELIDKVVKGNVPVFV
- a CDS encoding ammonium transporter, which translates into the protein MSIPSWPTLWTGVLATEVSAGDTAWVLTSIGLVLLMTPALAFFYGGLVRGKNLLGTITQSFVVIALISVQWVLWGYTLAFGPDKGGIIGGLEWFGLNGVGFEPNPAYAATIPHQAFMAFQMMFAIITPALISGAFAERMKFRTFLVFILLWSTLVYDPLAHWVWGNGGWLHKLGALDFAGGVVVHISSGVAALTAAIVFGKRLGFGKEAMEPNNIPFIILGAGLLWFGWFGFNAGSALSAGGLAVNALIVTNTAGAIGALTWMTLTWLFGGKPSVVGMATGAVVGLAAITPASGYVTAMAAIIIGMSAGILCFLACRLRARWGLDDSLDVWGCHGIGGTFGVLATGLFATKLINSAGADGLFYGNPNQFLIQILAVAVTWVFSFVMTWIILKVLDALMGLRVSENEETRGLDLAQHGETAYAD